The sequence CACGCAGCGCGCTGAAGAAGAGAAGCTGGAAAACACGAGCTTTATCCGCGGCGAGGTACAGGATCTCGAAAAGGAACGGCAATATGACGTCAGCATCGGTATCGGACTCTTTGACTATATCAAAGATCCCGTTCCCACCTTGCGTGAAATGGCGCTGAGAACGAAATCGGACGTCGTTGCGACCTTCCCCAGGGTGAACACCTGGCGGGCACCGATTCGAAAGATCCGATTGTCCATGCGCGGCTGCCCGGTGTATTTCTTTTCCGCCCGTGGCGTAAAAAGCATACTCCGCGAAGCTGGACTGCACATCGTGGAATTCAAACGCCTCGGCAAACTGTACTTTGTTGTCGCACGTCCTGAAAAACAGTGACAATCTCCTCCCATAATTGTACGTGTGTTTTGGCAGGGACGGACATAATCCGTCCCTCGCTGCTATATTGACGCATTTTCGTGCATTCCTTGCTGAATATTATATGGATAATCATCCATATTATTAGCGACTACGCTCCTATCCCTTCTGATCCACACTGAAATCGAAAATTCCGGACAGGAATTCAATTCCTCAGGGCATCACTGAAATATATACTTTATGTATTTCCTATTATCCATTCTTATATATGGGTTTATTGCTTTCCCCTGTATGCGTTTTCTTGCTGAGAGGCACTTTCCTTTCAAAAACGTAAGCATACTGTCAGCGTATTGTAATGTCGGATTTACCTAATAGAAAGGTCCTCATTCTAGATTTGTACTGAACACGGCGCTCCGAAAGCGAAGCCGAGAGGCGGGCTGAGTGGCCAGGGAGATGCCTGATAGTATTCATTTTCTGATCGGATGAGGCTTTTATGTTACGAATGAGAGGAAGTTTGCCAGCATTGCTGCTGTTCATCCTCATGATGTCCGGTACGTTGCTGGCGCAGCCAACGGTAGATTTTCGCCAGGCTGCAAATGATGACAGCCCCTATCAGCTGGGTGACGTACACTGGGTCAACTCCATTCTTCAGAAGAACAACTCCGTGTACTTCGAAGGAATGTCCGTTCCACAGCGCATCATGTTTACCAGTGTTCCTTCTGCGAGGAAGAATCAGCATACGCTGACTTTCAAGCATCTGGCAAGCAAAAACATGGTACACGCATATGATTTTCTCACCTCCTACGATCAGGCGCTCAGTTCATCGAAGGCGATCGCCGGTCCCACCACCCTCGTCAATCTGAACAACTGCGGCGCTGCCATTGGTCCCCCGCACAATCTGGGACAGATGTGCACTTCCCTGCGCAGCAACGGTTACAGTTTCAGTACGGATCTTCCGGACGACATGAAATGGGTGCTTTCGGACGACATCGCGAAAGTGGTCGCGAACTATGAGAATGCGTTCGGGAATCGTGAACTGAAGATTTATGGCGATCAGCCCATCAGTTCAGCAGTCGTCGTTTTCAATGGCTACAGCAAGGGCAGGGACCCGTACGCGGAATACACGCTGCATTGGACCTCGACTTCCTCCAGCATTCTTCTTGAGTTTGCGGGACATCTGTCCATGGCCGTCGACGTCCCGAATGTCACGAGTGGCGTGGGATACGGCATCGGACGTGGCGCCGGGAGCATCAAGGGTGCCCCTTTCCATTTCAAGCTCGACCGGCTTGATGGTTCTGCCCTCGGCAGCCAGGACAATCAGATTTCCAGCAGTGCCATCGTTGCGCGTCTCGAATGCGACATCACGGGCTCTGATGTCAGCTGTGCAAATACACAGAGCGCGTTCACTTTCAACTCCGCATCCAAAAATGTGACCTACGCGTGGTCGCTGGAAAACAACAGCAGCGGCGCAAGCATAGTGGGTTCGACGACCGGCAGAACCGTTGTTGTCGACGCAGGCAGTACTTCCGGCGGCTACACGGTGGTCGCAACGGTTTCTGACGGACGACAGACGGTCCAGTGTCCCTACCCCGTCATCGTCAGTGACATTACGGTCACCGCGGCACCGACCACCGCGATTACGTGTTCCGGAGGTTCGGCCTCCATCGTCGTTTCCGCGACCGGCGGCTCGCCGCCCTACACGGGAACAGGGACATTCAACAAACAGGCAGGGTCTTACACCTTCACGGTGACGGACGCAAACGGCTGCTCGGGCAGCACGACGCTTTCGCTCTCTGAGCCCGCACAGCTTGCCGCCTCGGCCAATGCAACGATCATCTCCTGTACCACCGGCAATGCCGAGGTAACGGTGAATGCCGTGGGTGGAAAGCCTCCTTACAAGGGCACGGGCAAATTCATGCGCGGACCCGGAAAACACAATTTCACCGTTCTCGACGACAACGGCTGCAGCGACATCGCCACCGTCACCATCACATCCGCCCCGGTCATGCAGATCGGCGCCAACGTCACGACACCGGTGTCCTGCAATGGCGGAAACGCAACCGTGACCGTCAGCGCCTCGGGTGGCACCCCGCCGTACACGGGCGTTGGTACATTCACGCGCAGTGCCGGCACATACGCATTTACCGTTTCCGATGCCAACGGATGCAGCGGGACTACCTCGGTCACCGTCACCGAACCAGCGCAGCTTTCAACATCGGCAGCAATCGCAACGCCGATCAGCTGCAACGGAGGTGATGCTGCCGTCACCGTTACGGCCACTGGTGGAACAGCACCGTATTCGGGAACCGGAACCTTCAACAAACCTGCGGGAACGCATACGTTCACCGTGACGGATGCCAACGGCTGCACGTCCTCGTCCTCCCTGACGATTACAGAACCTGCACAGATGGCGGTCACCGCCAGTGCTACACCGCTTACCTGTGGAAATACCACGTCAACTGTCACCGTGACCGCCAGTGGCGGCACACCGCCGTACAGTGGTATCGGTACCTTCAGCAAATCGGCGGGTACGCATACATTCACCGTGACGGATGCGAACAACTGCAGTGCGAGCGCAACGGTCACCATTACCGGGTCGCCGTCTCTGAACGTCACGGCCACGGCCTCCCCGATCGGATGCAATGGCGGAAATTCCACAGTCACCGTCGCGGCGAGCGGTGGTACACCGCCCTATTCAGGCGTCGGCAGTTTCAGTAAACCCGCCGGCACCTATACGTTCACCGTGACAGACGCACAGAACTGCTCTTCGAGTGCAACGGTGACGATCACACAGCCTTCCGCCATCACCGCGACGGCGAATCCGACCTCGCTCATTCAGTGTTACGGCGGACAGGGCAGTATTGCCGTCTCCGCGACCGGAGGCACTCCGCCGTATACCGGCACCGGAACCTTCAGCAAGTCCGCCGGCACACACACCTTTACCGTGACGGACGCCAACGGCTGCACGGCAACGGCTTCAGCAACGCTGACTCAGCCGTCCTCTGCCCTTGCAGCATCCTCATCGGCAACTCAGATTCAATGCTACGGCACGAATGCCACCGTCAGCGTCACCGCATCAGGCGGTACCCCGCCCTACACCGGCATCGGCAGCTTTGCAGCCGCAGCTGGTACGCACAATTACACGGTGACGGACGCCAATGGCTGCACCGCCGTCACCTCCATTACCATCACGGAGCCGCCGCAACTCGTTGCCGGTGTGACCGCGACTTCCATCACGTGCAGTAATACGACATCGACCGTTACGGTCTCCGCTGCTGGCGGAACACCGCCCTACCTGGGCATCGGGACGTACACCAAGGCACCGGGCACGTACACCTTCACGGTCACTGATGCACTTGGCTGTACCGATACTGCAACGATCACCATTTCGGGACCCTCGTCACTTATCGTATCCGTCAACGCTTCCCCGATCAACTGCAACGGCAGCAGCAGTACCGTAACGGTATCCGCATCGGGTGGTACGCCGCCCTACACTGGCGTCGGCACGTTCAGCAAGTCCGCGGGCACACATACGTTCACCGTGACGGACGCCAACAACTGTTCTTCCAGTCAGACCGTGACCATCACGCAGCCTTCACAGCTGACCGCATCGTCATCGGCCTCGACCATCCAGTGCTATGGCGGCACGGCTGCCGTCACCGTCACTGCCAGCGGCGGCACCCCGCCGTATACGGGCACCGGGACGTTCCAGGCCCAGGCCGGCACCCATACGTACACGGTAACGGATTCCCTCGGCTGCACGGCGACGACTTCGGTCACCGTCACCGAACCGACGCAGCTGATCGCCGGACTCAGTGCGACCCCGATCACGTGCACGACGACAACGTCGACCATTACCGTCTCCGCTGTCGGTGGAACGCCCCCGTACAGCGGTACCGGTTCGTTCACGAAATCCCCGGGCACATATATCTTCACCGTCACCGATGCGAACGGATGCCAGGACACTGCGTCCATCACCATCACAGGCGCTCCTTCGCTGATCGCAGCGGCCTCGGCCACGCCGATCAACTGCAACGGAAGCAGCAGTACCGTGACGGTATCCGCCTCCGGTGGCACCCCGCCGTATTCCGGCGTTGGGACATTCAGTAAGACTGCCGGGACGTATACCTTCACCGTCACCGATGCCAACAATTGCTCGGCAAGTGCGACCGTGAACATCACACAGCCACCGCTGCTTACCGCGTCCTCGTCGGCAACGAATATTGCCTGCTACGGCGGCACAGCCATTGTGACCGTCGCCGCCAACGGTGGAACTCCTCCTTATTCCGGGACGGGCAGCTTCCCGGCGCAGGCAGGGACCCATACCTACACCGTGACGGATTCCCTCGGCTGCACGGCAACGACCTCCGTCACCGTCACCGAACCTACGGAGCTGATCGTCGGACTCAATGCAACGCCGATTACCTGTTCGGTCACGACTTCCACGGTTACGGTTTCCGCCGTGGGCGGTACACCGCCTTACAGCGGAACAGGTACCTTTACGAAATCCCCCGGGACGTACATCTTTACCGTCACCGACGCCAACGGTTGTCAGGACACGGCGTCCATCACCATCACCGGTGCCCCGCAGCTGGTCGCATCTGCCATTCCCACACCGATCAACTGCAATGGAGACAATAGTACAGTCACCGTTTCCGCATCCGGCGGTACTCCCCCGTACGTCGGAGTCGGGACGTATACTCGCGGTGCCGGTACATATACATTTACCGTGACGGACGCGAACAACTGTTCGGCCTCCACCACGATCACCATCACGCAGCCGCCTCTCCTCACAGCGAACTCGTCGGCAACATCCATTCAGTGCTATGGTGAGGATGCGACGATTACGGTAACCGCCAGCGGTGGTACGCCGCCCTACACCGGCACCGGAAAATTCTACGAAGGCGCAGGCACTTACTCGTTCATGGTGACCGATTCCCTCGGCTGCACGGCAACAACCTCGATAACCATCAGTGAACCTCCTGAACTGACAGCCGCAATAAACGCCACGCAGATCCAGTGCAACGGCAGCGGGTCCACCGTCACCGTGACCGCGACCGGCGGCACCCCGCCATACAGCGGCACAGGAACGTTTACGCGTCCTGCGGGCCTCTATTCCTTCGCCGTAACCGACGCGAACGGCTGCTCCGATACTGTTTCCGTAAACATCTCGGAACCGCCTCTGCTCACGGCATCATCTACCGCGACACCGGTGCTCTGCTACGGCGATAATTCCACGGTGACCGTCAACGGTGCCGGTGGCACGCCGCCTTACAGCGGGACCGGAACGTTCTTCGTCACCGCGGGCACCTACACCTATACCGTCACCGACGCTTTCGGATGCACCGCATCCACCACGGTGACCATCACGGAACCGACGAAGCTGATGGCCGACGCCGATGCCCAGCCTATTCTCTGCTACGGCGGCAGTACGGTTGTGGACGTCGATGCGGTAGGCGGCACACCTCCCTACTCCGGCACAGGCAGCTTCACACGCACGGCGGGAACGCACAGTTTCATCGTAACCGATGCAAATGGATGCGCAGATACCGTTGGCATCACGCTGACAGAACCGACGCCGCTGATCGTTACTGCCAGCGGAACGCCCATTCTCTGCAACGGCGGCACTTCCACAATTACCGTCTCCGCTTCCGGTGGCACTCCTCCGTACTTCGGAACGGGTACCTTCAGCAGGGGCGAAGGCACATATTACTTCCAGGTCACCGATGCGAACGGCTGCTCCGACACCGTCTCGATCACCCTGACCGAGCCGCCGTTGCTGACTGTCAACATCACGAAAACCCCTGTGCTGTGCTATGGGGACTATTCCACTGTCGTCGTTACCGCCACGGGAGGAAAGCCGCCCTACACGGGAACGGGGACGTGGAATCTCACTGCCGGTACATACAGCTTTACCGTTACCGACTACAACAACTGTTCCGCAACCGAGACCGTCATCATCACCGAGCCGCCCATGCTTCGCGCAGATGCGACGGCGCCGGACATCCTCTGCTACGGAGGAACCACGGTGGTGGATGTTGACGCTGTCGGTGGAACGCCTCCCTATCAGGGCACCGGCAAGTTCACCCGCCATGCGGGCACGCATACCTTCGTCGTCATCGACGCGAATGGATGCACCGACACGGTCTCGATCACATTAACGGAACCCACTCCGCTGATTGCAACCGCCGATCATACACCCATCGCCTGTAATGGCGGCACGTCCATCGTCACCGTCAACGGCTCCGGTGGTACGCCGGGCTACACTGGCACAGGAGGCTTCACCCGTGGCGCGGGGACACACACCTTTGTCGTCACCGACGCCAATGGCTGCACCGCGCAGGTCTCGGTGACCATTACCGAACCCCCGAAACTCGTGGCACACGGTTCGGCACTGCCGGTGAACTGCGGACGCGACAGCTCGACTGTCACGGTGACAGCATCCGGTGGAACGCCTCCATATCAGGGCATCGGCACCTTCAAGCGGCTGCCCGGATACCACAGCTTCACCGTCATCGATTCCATGGGCTGCATCGCCACGATCTCCGTGCTCGTCGATGGACCCACGCCGATCATCATTGATGTCGATGCAACACCGATTCTGTGCTACGGCGACAAGTCGATCATCACCGTTTCCGCTTCCGGCGGCACGGCACCGTACAGTGGCGTCGGCACCTTCCAGAAGGGACCCGGGACATACGTATTCACGGTTATCGATGCCCATGGCTGCGAGGATACGGATACCATCACACTGGTGGAACCGCCTCCGCTCAACGCGGCTTCGACATTCACACCGATTCTCTGTCATGGCGACAACAGTACGGTCACCGTTACTGCGAGTGGTGGCACCCCTCCCTATCAGGGTACCGGGACCTACCTCCGCGGCGCGGGCACCTACAGCTTCACCGTTGTGGATTCCAACGGCTGCACCGCAACCACGTCTGTCACCATCCTGGAACCGCCTGAGCTCGTCGTCAATGCAAGTGCGACTTCAGTCATCTGTGGAAAAGACAGCGCCACAGTCACCATCACGGCATCAGGCGGCACCCCGCCGTATCAGGGTACCGGCACGTTCAAACGCGTACCCGGCACCTATACCTTCACCGTGACCGATGACAACAACTGCAGCAAGACCGTATCGGTGACTGTCAACGGTCCTCCGCCCCTCGTGGCGGCGGCGGTGGTCGGCGACATCCTCTGCAACGGCGGTACAACATCGGTTACAGTTTCCGCCAGCGGCGGCACCCCACCGTACAGTGGCGTCGGCACCTTCACCAAGGGTGCTGGAACCTACACTTACGTGGTCAGCGATGTGAACAACTGCACGGATACAGTCACGATCACGGTGACCGAACCGGCACCGCTCATCGCGACGTGCAAGATCACGGAATGCATCAACGGGGTCCGCACGGTATCAGCCGTCGTGACCGGTGGAACACCACCGTACCAGTACACCTGGAACCCGGGCAACCATCAGGTTCCGCAGTTCGACGTGCCCTGCAGCTACTACGGCACCATCACACTGGTCGTGCGCGACGCGAACTGGAATTCGATTAATCCCAACAACTCGAGCTGCCAGGCAACCTGCAGTCTCAACGTAATCTCGAAGGCTGGCGGCCGTCCGGCTGAGGCAACAGCGAACGACTACAGCCTCTTCGAGAACTATCCGAACCCCTTCAATCCCTCGACCACTATCAGCTACTTCATACCAGAGCGCAGCCGCGTGCACCTGAGCATCATCAACACTCTTGGCCGCACGGTCAAGACACTGGTGAACGAGGAAGTCACATACGGTCTGCACTCCACGGTTTGGGACGGTCTTGGAGACAGCGGCGAAACGCTTCCCGCGGGCAGCTACATCTACCGCATCAATGCGCAGTCGCTGATCAGTGAACGGAAGTACGTCCGCGAGCGCCTCATGCTCATGCTCAAGTAAGCCCTCTCATAACATAGCCTCATGAAACGGGATGCATGTTCACAGCATGCATCCCGTTTTTATGCACTTTCTGCATATTCACATCCTGCCGGATATGCACTTTCTGCATATCTACATGCATCCCTCGTGATGACTTGACACAAGACCCTGCGCTTCCTATTATATGGCATTATAAAGGATTTTTTGGTCCTGTTAACTCTCTACATCACGACACCGGGGGGAAACATGAGATTGTTGTTTTCTGGCTTGTTCCTTGTTCTGGGTCTGCAATGCATTACGCAGGCACAGTCCCTGCCTCCTACCACCTTACAAAACGATGCATGGGATTTCATCAGCGCCAACCGCCTGTTGATGTGGGCGAGTAATAACGGTTCGATGGGACACAATCCCCTGACCGCAGCAGCCGGAACCGAATGGCCACGCGGCAGCGGAAAGTATATCACCTTCGCCGAGGGACTTGTGATTACCGCCGTCATCGACGGCGACATGTGGGCCGGAGGGGCAACGTACGCATACAGCTGGCAGGCGGGTCCGATACTCCCCGATGGAACGGCAAGCGATCCGAATGATCCACAGAATCGCCTTTTCAACGTCCATCGATACGACCCTCAGTGGTGGAATGCGCTCACGAGTTCCGAGCAATGGCGCTTCGCGAAGGATATTGCCGAATGGCCCGTTCAGCTGGGAGCTCCGTGGGTGGACAGCAACGGCAATGGCATTTACGATCCGGATACTTCCATCTGGAAAACCGGCGGCGACACTGACCACCCCCACTATCGCGGTGTGCAGTCACTGTTCTGCGCCAGCAACGCTATGGACGACATACGTCTGACGAATCTTTACGGATCACCTGCCTATCCACTCGAATTGCACACGCATATCTGGGCGGACAGCGGACACCCTCTCCTCGACGATGTCGTATTTCGCGAACACACCATTATTAACCGGGGGAATCTTCCTCTGGAGGACGCGTATGCAGCCATCTGGCAGGATCCAGACTTTGGTGACCCCCTCAACGATTTCTGTGGAGTTGACACCATCTCTGCAGTGGCATATACATACAATGGGCGTGAAATTGATGCAGTGTACTCACCCCCGGCAGCGGCAGGAACGGTCTGGCTGCAGACACCGATCGTGCCTGCATCCGGA is a genomic window of bacterium containing:
- a CDS encoding methyltransferase domain-containing protein, which translates into the protein MPAMNEIDTQRDYWNREREAFDAIYTHRKSTFSSMLDSVFRKDMYDRLNSTLAACEPLEGRSILDVGCGTGVYALELARRGAQHVCGIDIAERMVEACTQRAEEEKLENTSFIRGEVQDLEKERQYDVSIGIGLFDYIKDPVPTLREMALRTKSDVVATFPRVNTWRAPIRKIRLSMRGCPVYFFSARGVKSILREAGLHIVEFKRLGKLYFVVARPEKQ